From the Gramella sp. Hel_I_59 genome, one window contains:
- the lon gene encoding endopeptidase La, giving the protein MAKTKFTNIDSLSFQGIDEDAELIPLMTPEDEEEINKEDLPETLPILPLRNTVLFPGVVIPITAGRDASIKLINEANNGSKIIGVVSQKDEEVENPTSKDINKVGVVARILRVLKMPDGNTTVIIQGKKRFQITQVVTEEPYMNATVAEVPDNRPEQDNAEFGAIIESIKDLALQIIKGSPNIPSEASFAIKNIESNSFLINFVSSNMSLSVSEKQKLLEMNDLKERALSTLKHMNTENQKLELKNDIQSKVQSDMSQQQREYFLHQQMKTIQEELGGVSHEGEIVEMRDRAKDKQWDEDVQNHFEKELSKMQRMNPQVAEYSIQRNYLDLFLDLPWNEFSKDKFDLKRAKKILDRDHYGLDDVKRRIIEYLAVLKLRNDMKSPILCLYGPPGVGKTSLGKSVAEALGREYVRISLGGLRDEAEIRGHRKTYIGAMPGRIIQSLKKAGTSNPVFVLDEIDKLSMGNAGDPSSALLEVLDPEQNSEFHDNFLEMGFDLSKVMFIATCNSLNTIQPALRDRMEIINVTGYTIEEKVEIAKRHLLPKQLEEHGLNAEHLKVGKKQLEKIVEGYTRESGVRSLEKQIAKVVRYAAKNIAMEDEYNIKLNDEDIIEILGSPKMERDKYENNDVAGVVTGLAWTQVGGDILFIESILSKGKGNLSITGNLGKVMKESATIAMEYIKANADDLGLDATIFEKYNVHIHVPEGATPKDGPSAGITMLTSLVSLFTQKKVKKSIAMTGEITLRGKVLPVGGIKEKILAAKRARIKELILCEENKRDIEEIKDEYLKGLTFHYVRDMSDVIDIAITKQAVRNAKKL; this is encoded by the coding sequence ATGGCTAAAACAAAGTTTACGAATATTGACAGTTTGTCATTTCAGGGAATAGATGAAGATGCAGAATTGATTCCTTTAATGACACCTGAAGATGAAGAAGAAATAAATAAAGAAGATCTCCCGGAAACCTTACCAATTCTACCTCTTAGAAACACGGTTCTATTTCCAGGAGTTGTGATTCCTATTACGGCGGGTAGAGATGCATCTATTAAGCTTATTAACGAAGCAAATAATGGAAGTAAGATTATTGGTGTCGTTTCTCAGAAGGATGAGGAAGTAGAGAATCCAACATCAAAGGATATTAATAAGGTTGGAGTAGTTGCACGTATTCTTAGGGTGTTGAAAATGCCTGATGGGAATACAACAGTAATTATTCAGGGTAAAAAACGCTTCCAGATCACTCAAGTGGTAACTGAAGAACCTTATATGAATGCTACAGTTGCTGAGGTTCCTGATAATCGTCCTGAGCAGGATAATGCTGAATTTGGAGCGATCATAGAATCTATCAAGGATCTTGCGCTTCAAATTATTAAAGGCAGTCCAAATATTCCTTCGGAAGCTTCATTTGCGATCAAGAACATAGAAAGTAATTCTTTCCTGATCAATTTTGTTTCATCTAATATGTCTCTATCTGTTTCTGAAAAACAGAAGTTACTGGAGATGAATGATCTTAAAGAGAGAGCGCTTTCCACGTTGAAGCATATGAATACTGAGAACCAGAAACTGGAGCTCAAAAATGATATTCAGAGCAAGGTTCAAAGTGATATGAGCCAGCAGCAAAGAGAGTATTTCCTTCACCAGCAAATGAAGACTATCCAGGAAGAACTTGGTGGTGTTTCTCATGAAGGTGAAATCGTGGAAATGCGTGATCGCGCAAAAGACAAGCAATGGGACGAGGATGTTCAGAATCACTTTGAGAAAGAACTTTCCAAAATGCAACGTATGAATCCGCAGGTTGCAGAATATTCTATTCAAAGAAATTACCTGGACCTGTTTCTGGATCTTCCATGGAACGAGTTCAGTAAAGATAAATTTGATCTAAAGCGAGCCAAGAAAATTCTTGATCGGGATCATTACGGTCTTGATGATGTTAAAAGAAGGATCATCGAATACCTTGCAGTTTTAAAACTGCGTAACGATATGAAATCTCCAATTTTGTGTCTTTACGGACCTCCCGGAGTTGGTAAAACTTCGCTTGGAAAGTCGGTTGCGGAAGCACTGGGTAGAGAATATGTCAGGATTTCTCTGGGTGGTCTAAGAGATGAAGCAGAGATACGCGGACACAGAAAAACCTACATTGGTGCTATGCCAGGTAGAATTATTCAGAGTTTAAAGAAAGCTGGAACCAGCAATCCTGTTTTTGTTCTGGATGAGATCGATAAACTAAGTATGGGAAATGCAGGAGACCCTTCTTCAGCTTTACTCGAAGTACTGGATCCTGAACAGAATTCAGAATTTCATGACAACTTCCTTGAGATGGGATTTGATCTATCCAAGGTGATGTTTATCGCTACGTGTAATTCATTGAATACAATTCAGCCGGCACTAAGAGACCGAATGGAAATTATCAATGTGACAGGTTATACGATTGAGGAGAAAGTTGAGATCGCAAAAAGGCATTTACTTCCGAAGCAATTAGAAGAACACGGTTTAAATGCAGAACATCTTAAAGTTGGTAAAAAGCAACTTGAGAAAATTGTAGAAGGTTATACCCGGGAATCTGGAGTTAGATCTCTGGAGAAACAAATAGCCAAAGTGGTTAGATACGCAGCCAAGAACATTGCGATGGAAGATGAATATAATATCAAATTGAATGATGAAGATATTATTGAAATTCTTGGAAGTCCTAAAATGGAGCGGGATAAATACGAGAACAATGATGTTGCAGGTGTGGTTACCGGACTTGCTTGGACCCAGGTAGGTGGTGATATTTTGTTTATCGAATCTATTCTTTCTAAAGGTAAAGGAAATCTTAGTATTACCGGAAACCTTGGGAAAGTGATGAAGGAATCGGCCACCATTGCTATGGAATATATCAAAGCGAACGCAGACGATCTTGGATTAGATGCTACCATTTTTGAAAAATACAATGTACATATCCATGTTCCGGAAGGCGCAACTCCGAAGGATGGTCCAAGTGCAGGTATCACCATGCTTACTTCTCTAGTATCACTATTTACTCAGAAGAAGGTGAAGAAGAGTATTGCCATGACCGGGGAGATCACCTTAAGAGGAAAGGTTCTACCTGTGGGCGGAATCAAAGAGAAGATCCTTGCGGCGAAGAGAGCCCGTATCAAGGAACTGATTCTTTGCGAAGAAAATAAGCGTGATATTGAGGAGATCAAGGACGAATATTTAAAAGGTCTAACTTTTCATTATGTAAGGGACATGAGTGATGTCATAGATATCGCCATTACCAAGCAAGCGGTAAGAAACGCTAAGAAACTATAA
- the cmk gene encoding (d)CMP kinase translates to MSKKITIAIDGFSSTGKSTVAKGLAKKLNYVYVDTGAMYRAVTLYMMRKLFVSDTNFSEESIIRHLPFVSLKFVFNEKKGFAEMYLNGENVEKEIRYMEVSEQVSKVAAVPDVRKMLVDQQQEMGKEKGVVMDGRDIGTVVFPDAELKIFMTASTEKRAQRRYDELIERGDEVEFDAVLKNVKDRDFMDSTREDSPLIKADDAVEFDNSDLDLEEQFDQILKIVEDRLSE, encoded by the coding sequence ATGAGCAAGAAAATAACGATCGCCATAGACGGCTTTTCTTCAACAGGTAAAAGCACTGTTGCAAAAGGACTGGCTAAAAAGTTGAATTATGTATATGTTGATACTGGTGCCATGTATCGTGCGGTGACCTTATATATGATGCGTAAACTATTCGTTTCAGATACCAATTTTAGTGAAGAATCGATTATCAGGCATCTACCTTTTGTGAGTTTGAAATTCGTATTCAACGAAAAGAAAGGTTTTGCTGAAATGTATCTGAATGGTGAAAATGTCGAGAAGGAAATTCGATATATGGAAGTTTCGGAACAGGTGAGTAAAGTTGCAGCTGTACCTGATGTAAGAAAAATGCTCGTAGACCAACAGCAGGAAATGGGAAAAGAGAAAGGTGTTGTAATGGATGGTCGCGATATAGGGACCGTAGTTTTTCCAGATGCTGAGCTAAAGATCTTTATGACAGCTTCTACTGAAAAAAGAGCTCAACGCAGATATGATGAGCTTATTGAAAGAGGAGATGAGGTAGAATTTGACGCAGTTTTGAAAAATGTTAAAGATCGGGATTTTATGGATTCTACTCGCGAAGATTCACCGCTTATAAAGGCTGATGATGCTGTGGAATTCGATAATTCAGATTTGGATCTTGAAGAGCAATTCGATCAGATATTAAAAATAGTAGAAGACAGATTGTCTGAATAA
- a CDS encoding MFS transporter has product MSENRGISKSVLYLMSASAGLVVANNYYNQPLLNLIAIDFGVSEAAVSNVPLFTQLGYAFGLLFIIPLGDKFPRKKMVMVDFIVIIISLLAMAIAPSLPILILSGFVVGFSCVVPQVFVPMAAQLANPENRGSAIGIVMSGLLIGILGSRFISGYVGEYFGWRAMYYGATGIMLILWLLLKLKLPELQPDFKGTYKQLMQSTWHYFKTESPVRLAAVRGGLGFAGFSAFWTTLVFVMEDNFNYGSGIAGAFGLLGIGGALAATVIGKLSDRMNKNNLISLATLIMLLAWVIFEFSGNSTLGMVIGVLLVDMGLQSLHITNQNIIFSRNQDARNRINTIYMVGYFAGGALGTVTGAYAWELFHWEGVATLGLFYTILILISHFSFKKTESA; this is encoded by the coding sequence ATGTCTGAAAACAGAGGCATAAGCAAATCGGTACTATATTTAATGTCTGCCAGTGCCGGTTTGGTAGTAGCCAATAATTACTACAATCAACCCTTATTAAATTTAATTGCGATTGACTTCGGTGTTTCTGAAGCAGCAGTGAGTAATGTTCCATTATTTACTCAGCTTGGATATGCTTTTGGGTTATTATTTATAATTCCGTTAGGAGATAAATTTCCCAGGAAGAAGATGGTAATGGTCGATTTTATTGTCATTATTATTAGCCTTCTCGCTATGGCGATTGCTCCAAGTTTACCAATTCTAATATTGTCAGGATTTGTGGTTGGCTTTTCTTGCGTGGTGCCTCAAGTATTTGTGCCTATGGCGGCACAATTAGCAAATCCAGAAAACAGGGGTAGTGCGATTGGTATCGTAATGAGTGGATTGCTTATTGGAATTCTGGGAAGTAGATTCATTAGCGGTTACGTAGGGGAATATTTTGGCTGGCGTGCCATGTATTATGGTGCAACCGGAATAATGCTGATACTTTGGTTACTTCTAAAATTGAAATTACCAGAACTGCAACCCGATTTTAAAGGTACCTACAAACAACTCATGCAATCTACCTGGCATTATTTCAAAACTGAAAGTCCGGTGCGACTTGCTGCGGTGAGAGGAGGACTTGGATTTGCAGGTTTCAGCGCTTTCTGGACTACTTTGGTCTTTGTAATGGAAGATAATTTCAATTATGGAAGCGGTATCGCTGGAGCTTTCGGATTACTGGGAATAGGAGGAGCATTGGCGGCAACTGTCATTGGTAAACTCAGCGACCGTATGAACAAGAACAATTTGATCTCTCTAGCCACGCTCATCATGTTATTAGCCTGGGTGATCTTCGAATTCTCAGGCAATTCGACATTAGGAATGGTAATAGGGGTCCTTTTGGTGGATATGGGCTTGCAGTCGCTACACATCACAAATCAAAATATCATTTTCTCCAGAAACCAGGACGCACGCAATAGAATAAATACCATCTACATGGTGGGATACTTTGCCGGTGGCGCCTTGGGAACGGTTACTGGCGCATATGCCTGGGAACTTTTCCATTGGGAAGGAGTGGCTACTTTAGGTCTTTTCTACACGATTCTTATTTTAATTTCTCACTTCAGTTTTAAGAAAACTGAATCTGCTTAA
- the rpsA gene encoding 30S ribosomal protein S1 — protein sequence MAEENTNKESQEIEVQDVAGMANESQPDAETQQANPEKFLEEFNWHNYEEGIDPIDDKKLEEFEKLVAENFVDTLDDEVVTGKVINITDRDAIIDINAKSEGVISLNEFRYNPDLKEGDEVEVLIDVREDSTGQLILSHRKARVIKAWERVNTAHDESLVVNGFIKCRTKGGMIVDVFGIEAFLPGSQIDVKPIRDYDAYVGKNMEFKVVKINHEFKNVVVSHKALIEADIEEQKKEIIGQLEKGQVLEGTVKNITSYGVFVDLGGVDGLVHITDLSWSRINHPNEIVELDQKLNVVILDFDESKSRIQLGLKQLSQHPWDALSEELKVGDNVKGKVVVIADYGAFIEVAEGVEGLIHVSEMSWSTHLRSAQDFVNVGDEVDAQILTLDREDRKMSLGIKQLSQDPWTDITTKYPVGSRHEGIVRNFTNFGVFVELEEGIDGLIYISDLSWTKKIKHPSEFTNVGDKLEVVVLELDVDGRKLSLGHKQIEDNPWDKYEADFGVGTKHTAAITEIVDKGATIDFNEDITAFVPQRHLEKEDGSKLKQGEEAEFQIIEFNKEFKRVVASHMVIHKEEEQKIVKQAAKKSASQNKDNATTIGDVNADLQALKDKMEGKS from the coding sequence ATGGCTGAAGAAAACACAAACAAAGAATCTCAGGAAATTGAAGTACAAGACGTTGCCGGTATGGCAAATGAGTCTCAACCTGACGCAGAAACGCAACAGGCAAACCCTGAGAAATTTCTAGAAGAATTTAACTGGCATAACTACGAAGAAGGAATTGATCCTATCGACGATAAGAAGCTGGAAGAATTTGAAAAATTAGTAGCTGAAAATTTCGTTGACACTTTAGATGACGAGGTTGTAACAGGAAAAGTAATTAATATTACAGATCGTGATGCAATCATTGATATCAATGCAAAGAGTGAAGGTGTTATTTCTCTAAACGAATTTCGTTACAACCCAGATCTTAAAGAAGGTGATGAAGTAGAAGTACTTATCGACGTTCGTGAAGATTCTACAGGTCAGTTGATCCTTTCTCACCGTAAGGCGAGAGTGATCAAGGCATGGGAAAGAGTGAACACTGCACATGACGAAAGTCTTGTTGTAAATGGATTCATTAAATGTCGTACTAAAGGTGGTATGATCGTAGACGTATTTGGTATCGAAGCTTTCCTTCCAGGATCTCAGATCGATGTGAAGCCAATTCGTGATTACGATGCTTACGTAGGTAAGAACATGGAATTCAAAGTAGTGAAGATCAACCACGAGTTTAAGAACGTTGTTGTTTCTCACAAAGCGCTTATCGAAGCAGATATTGAAGAGCAGAAGAAAGAGATCATTGGACAGCTTGAAAAAGGTCAGGTACTTGAAGGTACTGTTAAGAACATTACTTCTTACGGTGTATTCGTTGACCTTGGAGGTGTTGATGGACTTGTTCATATTACAGACCTTAGCTGGTCTAGAATCAACCATCCAAATGAGATCGTTGAACTAGATCAAAAACTTAACGTTGTAATTCTTGACTTTGATGAGTCTAAGTCTAGAATCCAATTAGGTCTTAAGCAACTTAGCCAGCACCCATGGGATGCTCTTAGCGAAGAACTTAAGGTTGGTGACAACGTAAAAGGTAAAGTAGTTGTAATCGCAGATTACGGTGCATTTATCGAAGTTGCTGAAGGTGTTGAAGGTCTTATCCACGTTTCTGAAATGTCCTGGAGTACGCACCTGCGTTCAGCTCAGGATTTCGTAAATGTTGGTGATGAGGTTGATGCTCAAATCCTTACTTTAGATAGAGAAGACAGAAAAATGTCTCTTGGTATCAAGCAATTGAGCCAGGATCCATGGACTGATATCACTACTAAATATCCTGTTGGTTCAAGACATGAAGGTATTGTTCGTAACTTCACTAACTTCGGAGTATTTGTTGAGTTAGAAGAAGGAATCGACGGACTTATCTATATCTCTGATCTTTCATGGACTAAGAAGATCAAGCACCCATCTGAGTTTACAAACGTAGGTGATAAGCTTGAAGTTGTAGTTCTTGAACTTGATGTAGATGGTAGAAAACTAAGTCTTGGTCATAAGCAGATCGAAGATAATCCTTGGGATAAGTATGAAGCTGACTTTGGAGTTGGAACAAAACATACTGCTGCAATCACTGAGATTGTAGACAAAGGAGCAACTATCGACTTTAATGAGGATATTACTGCATTCGTTCCACAGAGACATCTGGAGAAAGAAGACGGTTCTAAACTTAAACAAGGTGAAGAAGCAGAATTCCAGATCATTGAGTTCAACAAAGAATTCAAGAGAGTGGTAGCTTCTCATATGGTAATTCACAAAGAAGAAGAGCAAAAAATCGTTAAGCAGGCTGCTAAGAAATCAGCTTCGCAAAACAAAGACAACGCCACTACTATTGGTGATGTTAATGCTGATCTTCAAGCGTTGAAAGACAAGATGGAAGGGAAGAGCTAG
- a CDS encoding response regulator yields MKKVDIACIIDDDPIFIYGTKRIMEMANFAQSVMVFKNGDEAITKLRPIMRSNQSVPDIILLDLNMPIMDGWQFLEEFIKVPSSKKVIIYIVTSSVDPEDVERAKSYGEVDNYLIKPIKADQLMELMNNFQKN; encoded by the coding sequence ATGAAGAAAGTTGATATAGCCTGTATTATAGATGACGATCCTATTTTTATTTATGGAACGAAAAGGATCATGGAAATGGCAAATTTCGCTCAGAGTGTAATGGTATTTAAGAATGGTGATGAAGCAATTACCAAATTACGTCCTATCATGAGATCTAATCAGTCGGTTCCAGACATCATTTTACTGGACCTGAATATGCCTATTATGGATGGTTGGCAATTTCTGGAGGAATTTATAAAAGTTCCAAGTTCAAAAAAGGTTATAATTTATATAGTTACTTCTTCAGTAGATCCGGAGGATGTGGAGAGAGCGAAGAGTTATGGCGAAGTGGATAATTATCTGATCAAACCTATTAAAGCTGATCAACTCATGGAATTAATGAATAACTTTCAGAAGAACTGA
- a CDS encoding PAS domain S-box protein, protein MQNVREHEISLIMQEPHVFEFVQKYGLHGFLIYKPEEPDYIWLNIQILRHLGFAPPSHILKKSKAEEHLKFSNWKELLFKIKNDPGKSGQIRLKTSRGHFRKFSYKVIQLPDGAFIFALEEQKQNVIQQLSDSIAGGISSEEISQMKKRFELKRLFIEQAPSAIAMFDNDLKYIAVSKRWLKDYHIENIDVVGKSHYEIFPEIGEDWKKIHQECLHGSIHSMDEECFVRADGSKNWITWEVRPWYNSENRIGGIIMHTADITEIKNSEAENHRKQELMEKVLESVDVGIVACDAKGNLTLFNQATKNWHGLPAKPVPVEELSKHYGLYNADGDQELKESEIPLIKTLNTGAITNDLMKIRPVSGEEVTVSVNGVQLFDQDGKLDGAVVAMHNINHRLTAEKKLRISEQTFRGSFEHAAIGMAILDVSGNWLSVNKSLCNIIGYTEKELRKLTFQDITHPDDLNNDLNLLEELVAGDREFYHMEKRYFHNNGSIVFIKLAVSLVRDHRGDPLHFVSQITDITKEKIAAEKLRQTLNKLEGIFNASTHVSIISTDSEGRIESFNKGAERMLGYTQTEVSQQLNITSIHVSNELESFSKNLFNDHENYDLPEFLKKISNSKKLKNKDWTYVRKDGTEFPVQLAITSISENDKNMGYLFMAIDITNLKLVQEELSSVMNITQEQNARLKNFAHIVSHNLRSHSSNIGMLLDLSMRDYPELKENEIFRHLNNASENLSETIEHLNEVTLINTAVEENLDAVNLHKSVENIQNSITAIAAKQKVEICNNIERDLHVLGVPAYIDSIFLNFITNAVKYSSSERNSYVKLSATLEENGFVRIDIEDNGLGIDLKKHRRKLFGMYKTFHAHEDSRGIGLFITKNQIEALHGNVQVKSTPGQGTVFSIYLKNYEES, encoded by the coding sequence ATGCAGAACGTGAGAGAACATGAAATCTCATTAATTATGCAAGAACCTCATGTTTTTGAATTTGTTCAAAAGTATGGCTTGCATGGATTTTTGATATATAAACCGGAAGAACCGGATTACATCTGGCTCAATATTCAAATATTGCGACACCTTGGATTCGCTCCTCCATCTCACATCTTGAAAAAAAGTAAAGCCGAGGAACATCTGAAGTTTTCGAACTGGAAAGAGTTACTTTTCAAAATTAAAAATGATCCCGGAAAGTCCGGTCAGATAAGGCTCAAAACGTCCAGAGGTCACTTCAGAAAATTTTCTTATAAAGTTATTCAGTTGCCTGACGGTGCATTCATCTTTGCTCTGGAAGAACAGAAGCAGAATGTTATTCAGCAATTGTCTGATAGTATAGCTGGTGGAATTAGCAGCGAGGAGATCAGCCAGATGAAAAAAAGGTTTGAACTCAAAAGGTTGTTTATAGAACAGGCTCCTTCTGCAATAGCCATGTTCGATAATGATCTAAAATATATTGCTGTTTCAAAACGCTGGTTAAAGGACTATCATATTGAAAATATCGATGTGGTTGGAAAATCACATTACGAGATCTTTCCTGAAATTGGAGAGGACTGGAAGAAAATACATCAGGAATGTCTTCACGGTTCGATACATAGCATGGATGAAGAATGTTTTGTTCGTGCAGATGGCTCAAAAAACTGGATCACCTGGGAGGTAAGACCCTGGTATAATTCTGAAAATCGAATTGGAGGTATCATCATGCATACCGCAGACATTACTGAAATTAAGAATAGTGAGGCGGAAAATCACCGCAAGCAAGAATTAATGGAGAAAGTGCTGGAGAGTGTTGATGTAGGTATAGTTGCATGTGATGCTAAAGGCAATCTTACTTTATTCAACCAGGCAACTAAAAACTGGCATGGTTTACCAGCTAAGCCGGTTCCCGTCGAAGAGCTATCCAAACACTATGGTTTATACAACGCAGATGGCGATCAAGAACTCAAGGAAAGCGAAATACCGTTAATTAAAACCCTTAATACTGGTGCGATCACGAACGACCTGATGAAGATCAGGCCTGTTTCTGGAGAAGAGGTTACAGTTTCGGTAAATGGTGTTCAGCTTTTCGATCAGGATGGTAAACTTGACGGAGCGGTAGTAGCTATGCACAACATTAATCATAGGCTAACTGCTGAAAAGAAATTACGCATTAGTGAGCAAACATTTCGTGGAAGTTTTGAGCATGCTGCTATTGGAATGGCCATTCTGGACGTTAGCGGCAATTGGCTTAGTGTAAATAAGAGTCTTTGCAATATTATAGGTTATACTGAAAAAGAACTTAGGAAACTAACATTCCAGGATATTACGCATCCAGATGATTTAAATAATGATTTAAACTTACTTGAGGAACTGGTTGCCGGAGATCGGGAGTTCTATCATATGGAGAAAAGATATTTCCATAATAATGGATCGATCGTATTTATCAAACTCGCCGTTTCCCTGGTGAGGGATCACAGGGGCGATCCACTACATTTTGTTTCTCAAATAACAGATATAACTAAAGAAAAGATCGCTGCAGAAAAGCTGAGACAAACTTTAAACAAACTGGAAGGTATCTTTAATGCGAGCACCCACGTTAGTATTATTTCAACAGATTCTGAAGGGCGCATAGAATCTTTTAACAAAGGAGCTGAAAGGATGCTTGGATACACCCAAACTGAAGTCTCTCAGCAATTGAACATTACTTCAATTCATGTATCTAACGAACTTGAATCCTTCTCCAAAAACCTCTTCAATGATCATGAAAACTATGATCTTCCGGAGTTTTTGAAAAAGATTTCAAACAGTAAAAAGTTGAAAAACAAGGACTGGACCTATGTTAGAAAAGATGGTACAGAATTTCCAGTTCAATTAGCCATTACTTCAATATCAGAAAATGATAAGAATATGGGTTACCTTTTTATGGCGATCGATATTACGAATTTAAAGCTAGTGCAGGAAGAACTTTCCAGCGTCATGAATATTACTCAGGAGCAGAATGCGAGACTAAAAAACTTCGCTCATATAGTTTCGCATAATCTAAGATCTCATTCCAGCAATATTGGAATGCTCCTAGATCTATCAATGCGTGATTACCCGGAATTGAAAGAAAATGAAATCTTCAGGCATCTAAATAATGCTTCTGAAAATCTTTCTGAAACCATTGAACATCTAAATGAAGTCACCCTGATAAACACTGCAGTAGAAGAAAACTTAGATGCAGTTAATCTTCATAAGAGTGTTGAAAACATACAGAATTCAATTACAGCGATAGCTGCGAAGCAAAAGGTTGAAATTTGTAATAATATAGAAAGAGATCTGCATGTTTTGGGAGTCCCAGCATACATCGATAGTATCTTTCTGAATTTTATAACCAATGCCGTCAAGTACAGCTCTTCTGAAAGAAATTCTTATGTAAAATTAAGCGCAACTTTAGAGGAAAATGGTTTTGTTAGAATTGACATTGAAGATAATGGTCTTGGTATAGACCTTAAAAAACACCGGAGAAAACTTTTTGGAATGTATAAAACTTTTCATGCACATGAAGATTCCAGAGGGATTGGATTATTTATTACAAAAAATCAAATTGAAGCCCTGCACGGTAATGTTCAGGTAAAAAGTACGCCTGGTCAGGGAACCGTATTTTCAATCTATTTAAAAAATTATGAAGAAAGTTGA
- a CDS encoding alpha/beta fold hydrolase, with protein sequence MKKRYWIVLILVFVLAVTYFTGPVPEEPKYDLQLPMIASNLTELDNYINDKESKKPTRKDNQARIEWYGETPGKTEYSIIYLHGFAGSYRDGYPVNKNIAKKLNANIYYARWAGHGLEPQASLDNFNGENAWESAKEALAIGKQIGKKVIIMSTSTGGTLAFKLAAEFPEDVHALINMGPNLEDDQPGTFVLNTPWGYEIASLISFGDNRKIEHEQQIATQYWDTIYPSRALVDLQVLVETTMIPETFKKVKCPVLTLYYHKNFIQEDEHVEVDIYENIHKLLSTPDSMVVLKPLATPETHFVGSDIKSKDTEIVEKAIEEFLRNKLDINI encoded by the coding sequence ATGAAAAAAAGATACTGGATTGTACTTATTCTTGTGTTTGTTCTGGCGGTTACATACTTTACCGGACCAGTGCCCGAGGAACCGAAATACGATCTACAGCTTCCGATGATAGCTTCCAATCTAACCGAACTTGATAATTACATTAACGATAAAGAATCAAAAAAGCCAACACGCAAGGATAACCAGGCTCGCATAGAATGGTATGGAGAAACACCTGGCAAAACAGAATATAGCATCATTTATCTGCATGGTTTTGCCGGTAGTTACCGGGATGGTTATCCGGTAAATAAAAATATTGCTAAGAAATTAAACGCGAACATTTACTATGCTCGCTGGGCAGGTCACGGTTTGGAGCCTCAGGCAAGTCTGGATAATTTTAATGGAGAGAATGCCTGGGAGTCCGCTAAGGAGGCTTTAGCCATTGGAAAGCAGATTGGTAAAAAGGTGATTATAATGAGTACATCTACGGGAGGTACTCTGGCATTTAAGCTGGCTGCTGAATTCCCAGAAGATGTTCATGCTCTTATAAATATGGGACCAAACCTTGAGGATGATCAACCGGGGACTTTTGTGCTTAATACTCCGTGGGGTTACGAGATTGCTAGCTTAATAAGTTTTGGGGATAACAGAAAAATTGAGCATGAGCAACAAATTGCTACTCAATACTGGGACACAATTTATCCATCCAGGGCTCTTGTAGATCTTCAGGTACTTGTCGAAACCACAATGATTCCAGAAACTTTTAAGAAGGTGAAATGTCCTGTGCTAACATTATATTATCACAAGAACTTTATTCAGGAAGATGAACATGTAGAGGTTGATATCTATGAAAATATTCACAAACTATTGAGCACTCCAGATTCAATGGTTGTTTTGAAACCGCTAGCCACCCCGGAAACTCATTTCGTAGGGAGTGATATTAAATCTAAGGATACAGAAATTGTTGAAAAAGCTATTGAAGAATTTCTAAGAAATAAACTAGATATAAATATATGA
- the pyrR gene encoding bifunctional pyr operon transcriptional regulator/uracil phosphoribosyltransferase PyrR, with the protein MSRKVLLDSNQLDIILHRLACQLVEKHTNFEDTVLIGIQPRGIYVAERIINILKDEYGLDHLKTGQLDITFYRDDFRRGEKPLEANKTRIDFVVEDKNVIFIDDVLYTGRSIRAALTAIQSFGRPLEIELLSLIDRRFSRHLPIQPDYTGRQVDAINDEKVKVSWKEQDGEDAVYLIAKDLDHE; encoded by the coding sequence ATGAGCCGCAAAGTTCTTTTAGACTCAAATCAACTTGATATCATTCTTCACAGGTTGGCCTGTCAATTAGTAGAAAAGCATACAAATTTCGAAGATACCGTACTTATAGGAATCCAGCCGCGTGGGATATACGTTGCTGAAAGGATTATCAATATTCTGAAAGATGAGTATGGATTGGATCACTTGAAAACTGGTCAGCTTGATATTACTTTTTACCGCGATGACTTCAGAAGAGGAGAGAAACCTCTGGAAGCGAATAAGACCAGAATAGATTTTGTAGTAGAGGATAAGAATGTAATCTTTATTGATGATGTGCTTTATACCGGCCGAAGCATAAGAGCGGCGTTAACTGCTATACAATCCTTCGGAAGACCGCTCGAAATTGAATTACTAAGCTTGATAGACAGGCGGTTCAGCAGACATTTACCAATTCAGCCAGATTACACCGGAAGACAGGTAGATGCGATCAATGACGAGAAAGTAAAAGTAAGCTGGAAGGAACAGGATGGAGAAGATGCGGTTTATTTAATTGCAAAAGACTTGGATCATGAGTAG